In one window of Caenimonas aquaedulcis DNA:
- a CDS encoding calcium-binding protein, whose amino-acid sequence MATTPASEFRVNSNTPFSQQLPVTTTLADGSVVVAWVDNGVGGVGTVRFQHFDAQGGLIGAETQVGQGLYMFQAPSIARLADGGFVVVWDESDKLHVQRYSAAGTPVGGDTPIVAPDSTSFRVDGQSVAGLGDGGWIVVWQTSTYPAFHETAMSQRYDANGAAIGEPAIIQSVDNVNIGSVSVTALLSGGWVETWVSEGQIVQRRFDAGGQMPNGGTPQVVSASGGDAPHVAALADGGWVVLYPSDYQSLAVQRYDSTGHAVGGAVAVTGAATIPYGLGATIAGLSNGGWVVAWETTPNPPGNADTFDIHAQRYDATGAKAGGEILVNTEQHFGQYQPSVTALKDGGFLVGWTSAMQDGIDGGVYAARFDANGVPQSNTGWLQGDASNDTIQWDGAQDARLMGYAGNDTLAGGTGNDVLDGGTGNDVLRIGSGHDNLNGGADVDTALFAGSTAGIASAARGLGNAFHVTTADGTFDLSNVERAQFSNGLYAVDTQAQYNFLPGTGGNAWWAASFWHLGFGALPNEQDLSRWTAKIDQLGSDHVALAQAMLDTYAPGISSEALITHIFQAQAHRDPTDAEMQQWARYVAPSPPPSGGSQPWFDTQAGFVAYVAQLEFHTAAMVGFTGTVQPLDPSYF is encoded by the coding sequence ATGGCCACCACACCCGCATCGGAATTTCGCGTCAACAGCAACACCCCGTTTTCGCAACAACTGCCCGTCACGACCACGCTGGCGGACGGATCCGTCGTCGTCGCCTGGGTCGACAACGGTGTCGGCGGCGTGGGCACGGTGCGCTTCCAGCACTTCGACGCGCAGGGCGGGCTCATCGGGGCCGAGACGCAGGTGGGGCAGGGCTTGTACATGTTCCAGGCGCCCTCCATCGCGCGCTTGGCAGACGGAGGCTTCGTGGTCGTGTGGGACGAGAGCGACAAGTTGCACGTGCAGCGTTACTCGGCTGCCGGCACCCCGGTCGGAGGCGACACGCCGATCGTGGCGCCCGACTCGACCAGTTTCCGTGTCGACGGCCAATCGGTGGCGGGCCTGGGCGATGGCGGGTGGATCGTGGTGTGGCAGACCTCGACCTACCCTGCCTTCCACGAAACCGCGATGAGCCAGCGCTACGACGCGAACGGCGCGGCCATCGGCGAGCCGGCGATCATCCAGTCGGTCGACAACGTGAACATCGGCAGCGTGTCGGTGACGGCGCTGTTGTCCGGCGGTTGGGTGGAGACCTGGGTCTCGGAAGGACAGATCGTCCAGCGCCGCTTCGATGCCGGCGGCCAGATGCCCAACGGCGGCACGCCGCAAGTGGTGAGCGCCTCGGGTGGCGACGCGCCGCACGTCGCGGCGCTGGCCGATGGCGGCTGGGTCGTGCTCTATCCGAGCGATTACCAGTCGCTCGCCGTGCAGCGCTATGACAGCACCGGGCACGCGGTGGGCGGCGCCGTCGCAGTCACGGGCGCCGCCACGATCCCGTACGGCCTGGGCGCGACGATCGCGGGCCTGTCCAACGGCGGCTGGGTGGTCGCCTGGGAAACGACCCCCAACCCGCCCGGCAACGCCGACACCTTCGACATCCACGCCCAGCGCTACGACGCGACGGGTGCGAAGGCGGGCGGCGAGATCCTGGTGAACACCGAACAGCACTTCGGCCAGTACCAGCCCTCGGTGACGGCGCTGAAGGACGGCGGCTTCCTCGTCGGCTGGACCTCGGCGATGCAGGACGGCATCGACGGCGGCGTGTACGCGGCGCGCTTCGACGCGAACGGCGTCCCGCAGTCGAACACCGGATGGCTGCAAGGCGATGCGTCGAACGACACGATCCAGTGGGACGGCGCGCAGGATGCGCGGCTCATGGGCTACGCCGGCAACGACACGCTCGCCGGCGGCACCGGCAACGATGTTCTCGATGGCGGCACGGGCAACGACGTGCTTCGCATCGGCAGCGGCCACGACAACCTCAATGGTGGCGCCGACGTGGACACGGCGCTCTTCGCCGGCAGCACCGCCGGCATCGCGAGCGCGGCACGCGGCCTCGGCAATGCGTTCCATGTGACGACAGCCGACGGGACCTTCGATCTCTCCAACGTCGAACGCGCGCAGTTCAGCAACGGCCTCTACGCCGTGGACACACAGGCGCAGTACAACTTCCTGCCCGGCACCGGCGGCAACGCCTGGTGGGCGGCTTCGTTCTGGCACTTGGGCTTCGGCGCACTTCCGAACGAGCAGGACCTGAGCCGCTGGACCGCGAAGATCGACCAGTTGGGCAGCGACCACGTCGCGCTGGCGCAGGCGATGCTCGATACCTATGCGCCGGGTATCTCGAGCGAAGCGCTGATCACCCACATTTTCCAGGCGCAGGCGCACCGCGACCCCACCGACGCGGAGATGCAGCAGTGGGCGCGTTACGTCGCGCCGAGTCCGCCGCCTTCGGGCGGCTCGCAGCCGTGGTTCGACACGCAGGCGGGATTCGTCGCCTATGTTGCCCAGCTCGAATTCCACACCGCCGCGATGGTGGGCTTCACCGGTACGGTGCAGCCGCTGGACCCGAGCTACTTCTGA
- a CDS encoding sigma-70 family RNA polymerase sigma factor — protein sequence MSSSSTELFSRLRPRLMAIGYRMLGSVQEAEDLVQDAWLRWHDEAESARAAVLVPEAWLVTVTTRMAIDRLRSAKLRRAAYPGTWLPEPFIEEGPASPEQIRELADDVSIAFLVLLDCLTPEARAAFLLREVFEVDYEQIAVAIGKSEAAARQTVHRAKQSVAKARGTKRHQVRTPPQEQYEQLRRLVQAITRGDLAGVRALLDDEAALVGDFGGGGPSLRSTLSGAQRIAQLYYAHHLRHGGGMRLELALLNGEWALLRYLEGELESVQAFEFDRGRISQVRIQRNPAKLAGIKRQGHLLLRGEPL from the coding sequence ATGTCTTCATCGTCTACAGAACTTTTCTCACGCCTGCGCCCACGGTTGATGGCCATCGGTTACCGCATGCTTGGCTCGGTGCAGGAGGCCGAGGACCTGGTGCAGGATGCGTGGCTGCGTTGGCACGATGAGGCCGAGAGTGCTCGTGCCGCCGTGCTCGTGCCCGAGGCCTGGCTGGTCACGGTCACTACCCGCATGGCGATCGACCGGCTGCGCTCAGCCAAACTGCGGCGGGCGGCCTATCCGGGCACCTGGCTCCCGGAGCCCTTCATCGAGGAAGGACCGGCCTCGCCGGAGCAAATTCGCGAGCTCGCCGATGACGTGTCCATCGCCTTCCTCGTACTGCTCGATTGCCTGACGCCGGAAGCACGCGCAGCATTCCTGCTCAGAGAGGTCTTCGAAGTCGACTATGAGCAGATCGCCGTGGCCATCGGGAAGAGTGAGGCGGCTGCCCGGCAGACGGTGCACCGCGCAAAGCAAAGCGTCGCCAAGGCACGCGGCACGAAGAGGCACCAGGTACGAACCCCGCCCCAAGAGCAGTACGAGCAGCTTCGCCGCCTGGTCCAGGCGATCACGCGAGGCGACTTGGCTGGGGTTCGCGCGCTTCTGGACGACGAGGCCGCGCTGGTGGGCGACTTCGGCGGCGGCGGTCCAAGCCTTCGCTCCACTTTGAGCGGAGCACAGCGGATTGCCCAGCTTTACTACGCGCACCACCTGCGACATGGCGGCGGCATGCGGCTCGAACTCGCCTTGTTGAACGGCGAGTGGGCGCTCTTGCGTTACTTGGAAGGGGAGCTGGAGTCCGTGCAGGCATTCGAATTCGACAGGGGTCGCATCTCGCAGGTGCGGATACAGCGCAATCCCGCCAAGCTGGCGGGCATCAAACGTCAGGGTCATCTGCTGCTGCGAGGCGAACCTCTCTGA
- a CDS encoding Crp/Fnr family transcriptional regulator, with translation MPATRPEFARIRLAFGKSAYFRALPPATLDTLAAASTLVHCPDGPLHGPNEAAQTFWLVLEGSVIVSWPSAAESVPVAAIGVGSFYCASSLVEGGMTVTEARAERHTVCATMPSERFRAIARADPAVAALVPKLLLQRFEAALSFAADAVSAKLPQRLARRLLAHGLAVGQDLGSTDVELRISQTDLARMLGASRSKVNEALRRLQEVGLIRIGYGRIVLVQCRGLSEIAGGWVPKL, from the coding sequence ATGCCTGCCACCCGACCGGAATTCGCGCGGATCCGTCTTGCCTTCGGCAAGAGCGCGTATTTCCGCGCATTGCCCCCGGCGACGCTGGACACGCTGGCGGCCGCGTCGACCCTGGTCCATTGCCCCGACGGTCCCCTGCATGGCCCCAACGAAGCGGCGCAGACGTTCTGGCTCGTGCTCGAGGGCAGCGTCATCGTGTCCTGGCCCTCCGCCGCCGAAAGCGTGCCCGTCGCCGCGATCGGCGTGGGCAGCTTCTATTGCGCATCGTCCCTCGTCGAAGGCGGCATGACGGTGACCGAGGCGCGCGCCGAGCGCCATACGGTCTGCGCCACGATGCCCTCCGAACGATTCCGCGCGATCGCGCGTGCCGACCCGGCAGTGGCTGCGCTCGTGCCGAAGCTGCTGCTCCAGCGTTTCGAGGCGGCGCTGTCCTTCGCGGCGGATGCCGTGTCCGCGAAACTGCCGCAGCGCCTGGCACGGCGGCTCCTTGCGCATGGGCTTGCGGTCGGCCAGGACCTGGGCAGCACCGATGTCGAGCTGCGCATTTCGCAAACCGATCTCGCGCGCATGCTCGGCGCGAGCCGGTCGAAGGTGAACGAGGCGTTGCGGCGCCTGCAGGAAGTGGGCTTGATCCGCATCGGCTACGGGCGCATCGTGCTGGTGCAATGCAGGGGCCTGTCGGAGATCGCGGGAGGGTGGGTCCCGAAGCTCTGA
- a CDS encoding carboxymuconolactone decarboxylase family protein, with the protein MNRAVWFQASPEGAKAVGVLHHFVTQSTGLPGLLTHLVFLRVSQINGCAHCIDIHTRDLLAEGMSIEKVVLVPVWHEAQYLFSEQERAALAWSEEVTRVSETHASDEAYAAALAMFGEKDLVDLTLTIAAMNAINRMGVSFRMKPRAKA; encoded by the coding sequence ATGAATCGTGCTGTCTGGTTCCAGGCATCTCCCGAGGGCGCCAAGGCTGTCGGGGTGCTGCACCATTTCGTCACTCAAAGCACCGGCCTTCCGGGCTTGCTGACCCACCTGGTCTTCCTGCGGGTCTCGCAGATCAACGGCTGCGCGCATTGCATAGACATCCACACCCGCGACCTGCTGGCTGAAGGCATGTCGATCGAGAAAGTGGTGCTTGTTCCGGTCTGGCACGAGGCGCAATACCTCTTCTCCGAACAGGAGCGCGCCGCACTGGCGTGGTCCGAGGAGGTGACACGCGTGAGCGAGACCCACGCCTCCGATGAGGCCTATGCAGCCGCCTTGGCAATGTTCGGCGAAAAGGACTTGGTCGATCTGACCCTCACCATCGCCGCAATGAATGCCATCAATCGCATGGGCGTGAGCTTCCGTATGAAGCCGCGGGCCAAGGCGTGA